Proteins encoded by one window of Mycolicibacterium sp. ND9-15:
- a CDS encoding cytochrome P450: MAEDLTTVDFFRDRRLTDDPYPFYEALRNKCPVSREDHYGVTMVTGWQEAVGVYNDAETFSSCISVTGPFPGFPVPLEGDDVTNLIIEHRDEIPFSDQLPTLDPPTHTNHRALLMRLITPKRLKENEDAMWQLADDILDEFLAPGQGEFIGGFAGPFTLRVIADLLGVPDEDRPELLERLARGTHGGGLGNADKTLTKTPLEYLYEVFAEYVEDRRREPRDDVLTGLATATFPDGTVPEVADVVRVATNVFSAGQETTVRLLSTALKVLGDHPDIQRRLREDRSLLPNFIEECLRIESPVKGDFRLSRVPTTVGDHPLGAGATVMVINGAANRDPRRFEDPDSFDPERKNARQHLAFGRGIHSCPGAPLARAETRVGLERLLDRTTDIRISEAHHGPAGERRYNYIPTYILRGLTELHLEFDVVSGDAG; this comes from the coding sequence ATGGCCGAGGACCTCACCACGGTCGACTTCTTCCGGGACAGGCGTCTGACCGACGACCCGTACCCGTTCTACGAGGCGCTGCGCAACAAGTGCCCGGTCAGTCGCGAGGACCACTACGGCGTGACGATGGTGACCGGCTGGCAGGAGGCCGTCGGCGTCTACAACGACGCCGAAACGTTCTCGTCGTGCATCTCGGTCACCGGCCCGTTCCCGGGCTTCCCGGTGCCGCTCGAAGGTGACGATGTGACCAACCTGATCATCGAGCACCGCGACGAGATCCCGTTCAGTGACCAGCTGCCGACGCTGGACCCGCCGACGCACACCAACCATCGCGCCCTGCTGATGCGGCTGATCACCCCGAAGCGCCTCAAGGAGAACGAGGACGCGATGTGGCAGCTCGCCGACGACATCCTCGACGAGTTCCTCGCGCCCGGGCAGGGGGAGTTCATCGGCGGGTTCGCCGGACCGTTCACGTTGCGGGTGATCGCCGACCTGCTCGGGGTGCCCGACGAAGACCGCCCCGAACTGTTGGAGCGGCTGGCCCGCGGAACGCACGGCGGCGGACTTGGCAACGCCGACAAGACCCTGACCAAGACGCCGCTGGAGTATCTCTACGAGGTGTTCGCCGAGTACGTCGAGGACCGTCGTCGTGAACCGCGTGACGACGTGCTGACCGGCTTGGCGACCGCGACATTCCCGGACGGCACCGTACCGGAGGTGGCCGACGTCGTGCGGGTGGCCACCAACGTGTTCTCGGCCGGGCAGGAGACCACGGTGCGGCTGTTGAGCACGGCGCTGAAGGTGCTCGGGGACCACCCCGACATTCAGCGCCGTCTGCGCGAGGACCGCAGCCTGCTGCCGAATTTCATCGAGGAGTGCCTACGCATCGAGAGCCCGGTCAAGGGCGACTTCCGGTTGTCGCGGGTGCCCACCACCGTCGGCGACCACCCGCTCGGCGCCGGCGCCACGGTGATGGTGATCAACGGTGCGGCCAACCGCGATCCGCGCCGCTTCGAGGATCCGGACAGCTTCGATCCGGAGCGCAAGAACGCCCGTCAGCATCTCGCATTCGGCCGCGGCATTCACAGCTGCCCGGGCGCACCGCTGGCGCGCGCCGAGACCCGCGTCGGGCTGGAGCGGTTGTTGGACCGGACCACCGACATCCGGATCAGCGAGGCCCACCACGGCCCCGCGGGTGAACGCCGCTACAACTACATCCCGACCTACATCCTGCGCGGGTTGACCGAACTGCATCTGGAATTCGACGTCGTTTCGGGTGATGCCGGATGA
- a CDS encoding ferredoxin, protein MRVTVDEDRCAGHGMCLTLCPEVFELNDDGWSVASPDEVPAELESAAREAIANCPERAIREID, encoded by the coding sequence ATGAGGGTCACCGTCGACGAAGACCGCTGCGCAGGCCACGGCATGTGTTTGACGTTGTGCCCCGAGGTGTTCGAGCTGAACGACGACGGGTGGTCGGTAGCTAGCCCCGATGAGGTGCCCGCGGAACTCGAATCCGCTGCGCGCGAGGCGATCGCGAACTGTCCTGAACGTGCAATACGCGAAATCGACTGA